In a single window of the Syngnathus typhle isolate RoL2023-S1 ecotype Sweden linkage group LG19, RoL_Styp_1.0, whole genome shotgun sequence genome:
- the lama1 gene encoding laminin subunit alpha-1, whose amino-acid sequence MKSHWDAAQSPQQHILEAGPAGVHSTLTPTQVGVTFPMNLLVLMLLMQQTASQQRGLFPAILNLATNAKISSNATCGEPRAEVYCKLVEHVPGRLIKNPHCPKCDGNSLLLGERHPITNAIDGTNRWWQSPSIKNGRQFHWVTITLDLKQVFQVAYIIIKAANSPRPGNWILERSVDGVTFEPWQFYAISDSECLSRYNVAPRLGAPTYKGDTEVICTSYYSRLEPLEHGEIHTSLINSRPGADDLTSELLNFTSARFIRLRFQRIRTLNADLMTLSVHDPRDIDPIVTRRYYYSIKDISVGGMCICYGHARSCPLDPVTKKLQCVCEHNTCGVSCDHCCPGYHQQPWQPGTISVGNTCEKCNCHNKASDCVYNQTVADLGLSVDMGGVHRGGGACVECRQNTAGVNCETCAERYYRPERVSPYSEWPCLECDCDPRGARSSICTRDGASAGQCACKEGFAGRRCDRCAFGFRDFPLCARCECNPAGSVNGDPCDDDCVCKANVAGLHCDLCKSGFYNLQAANPLGCTDCFCFGVSDVCESSTWTASQVVSAGAWLHPSSSVHTNLTHQLPASGDLSSSHGQTQELRWEAPDSFLGNKLSSYGGLLNYSVAYGGSLDNNFVPASTNVIVQGNGRALRFSSPRVLVLSPSAKRSVAVRVLPNQFVDQQSGDPVSRDDLLSVLAEVTSLRVRVHLNASAGGDVRLVSASLDVADSWSVSGVRAVAVETCECPWGYSGTSCESCLPGFYRVAGVLFGGNCMPCECNDHASDCDVAGVCLGCRHHTTGPHCDQCLPGFYGDATEGTADDCRRCACPLTEASNSFSLTCSLDAFGLVKCDQCQEGYTGSTCHKCSDGFYGNPQVVGGSCVRCQCNGNVDTEEAGHCDAVNGECLRCHNNTGGRHCEICAEGFYGDAVHRKNCRECACHVVGSLSSVCDVASGQCQCRDNATGRACDRCQPGFFAPQDGQGCLACGCDPRGSLEDSCDADGRCRCVLGVDGDKCDRCSRGYFDFRANGCRACKCKHTGGNCHHQTGECICPPHTEGDTCDTCEAGYWGHHPITGCKLCNCSPEGSSASQCELTVGQCLCREGFSGRSCDLCAPGHYGYPACLPCGCDLLGTQEDSCNQTLGVCNCQPSGQCVCKAAVSGQRCHECISGFFALSSANPDGCSPCFCSGLSRECQEHAGLARAPITLAGLPALPLPLVSQSNLEGVTTGVYQQGGDIVLDSRHLNKSGLSAPLYWKLPPQFEGQQLLSYGGVLSYVVTFYAEEVRGLADQEPQVLMRGGALRKLLIYTDIPAPDSGIRTQHDIRLTEHKWRYFNSVSDKAVSHSDFLSVLGDLQYILVKASYGTRLQQSRISNITMETAREEREAGESGTGSGAARLIESCVCPPGYAGMSCQECAPGFFHQPLSELPPQARKSAFVRPCVACRCNNHSSSCDTHSGHCQECQHHTEGSSCESCSPGYYGNVSGSVDDCSPCACPRVDNSFSTTCVSEGTLGDFHCTSCLTGYEGRYCERCSLGYYGNPSLLGGACTPCGCSTWGSLHPLCEPLSGLCRCKAGFKGPTCEQCDERHVLEGSQCLPCDDGCAGALLDDLDRMLARWPAINISSAAVTSYRQLAVLDKRIRDMQLLFSERTSLEVQLYAVEEDSTQLTSDLDILIKQATSVSREWEQAGVAANDSLSLAGQMMEKIERFQNRIEALAGEAEQLNRAAQEGLETANQTRLLDQMVSAMESMRAVNLSAAASSARLELSLSESLLESLQRHFLPGTGNRLRLLVASLSAQVQKLREVQTRLQDAAKDNDQTHLVINATNTLRARYQAAYQNVSFAHMCVEDGMEASQLLLNDVVNLMEAFANVTAQADTLGGELDQWRPLLRQKVEDLVVGLKSTDSLERVYQAESHAQLLDSHVLSLHSALSSVWNSSKNSSRLVLLDADVANGVDKARRVASDAWKSAGLAVNMTDQAQQFLSAEDGVGLSGIFDVLRESRVINKTAEDIGLMVSGVIVRQRMLSKSLHDNGVLLRQPIRELQSLFNGSQLPQETRSQVALARSSLLEALQHLYSLKEQLQDSSSVVDKSNQSVAETNRLMMRTHTTADEARRKLEEAEHRVQHLSDKIKPLSVLGESLRRNLSDIRVLIEQARRQAASIKVAVQADGDCVRSYRPQSQSSNFNTLILTLKTESPNNLLFYLGSETTVEFLAAEMHNGKVSLLWDVGSGSTRLEYPGLDIANNKWTIINATRLGSRGFLSVHQLEAAPSQTVTAASPGRARILHIDNATVVHIGGLANGTRRPAALQWTTFRGCVGEASLDEKNVGLWNYIGQQGRCGGCFSSPQAEETAFHFDGSGFSLVQKSLRATSTSIVLLFKTLSPGGLLLYLASNNTRDFLSIELVEGCVRLTFDLGSGPLVLTSSRKYNTGVWYKVTLQRNRRKGYMSIMAADQSSEKEVLEAESPGTASDLNRSDHDPIYIGGLPASRPIRRQVVSRSYVGCIKNVEIARLNFDLLRDAYGVRKGCILEAVRSVSMLSAGFIQIAPRPLAQEAEFLFSFKSNNQSGILLAAFTDDLSQRRHFLCVYLLRGSLEAELGEIGASQRVAVTAAKGGSLIDGSKHSVIVNVNRKSLSIQVDEGHVKSASLLPGGLSGVATASFFIGGLPSGDESQLPIRLQKLSKMFRGCIQHLVLGTQFIDLSSAVRYKGAALDSCLLEEKTSGAVLPEEEDVEATLKPSHLSAAVPPAQPTPLHLTCTPESDLRFLPTAAHFGSSPRSHMAFTIRPVAVRKRVSVRLSLRTRAQNGLLLLLTDDNQLNFAVLRLATGRALILANLGKGVATVASSVAVNDGKWHTITADVSRRQLSVSVDGSAADSTTLRGSQLNVHGRLYLGGLPPAHITPRINVTSLRGCLHSVTVNGVTLDLSQPASQHDITSCFTEEEAGSYFNGSGYAVLMRDGYKVGSDMSVSLEFRTSQSEGVLLGISSAKVDAIGLEMIKGQVVFNVNNGAGRVRVASGGPALCDGHWHRLLARKTKHSLSLSVDGRDNSVNNPYPQSTSAETNNPVFVGGYPDGMKQNCLSVKTGFRGCLKNVHLIKSHVSSPLDMSQAHFSLGVTPGSCPAA is encoded by the exons ATGAAATCACATTGGGATGCGGCCCAGAGCCCGCAGCAACACATTCTTGAAGCGGGGCCGGCCGGCGTGCATTCCACTCTGACTCCGACTCAAGTCGGCGTGACTTTCCCGATGAACCTGCTCGTGTTGATGCTGCTGATGCAGCAAACGGCTTCCCAGCAGCGAG GTCTGTTCCCGGCCATTTTGAACCTGGCCACCAATGCCAAGATCAGCAGCAACGCCACCTGTGGAGAGCCGCGAGCGGAGGTTTACTGCAAACTGGTGGAGCACGTGCCCGGGCGCTTGATCAAGAACcctcactgccccaagtgcgaTGGCAATTCCCTTCTGCTCGGAG AACGCCATCCCATCACCAACGCCATCGACGGAACCAACCGATGGTGGCAGAGTCCGAGCATCAAGAACGGGCGCCAATTCCACTGGGTCACCATCACGCTGGATTTGAAACAG GTCTTCCAAGTGGCTTACATCATCATCAAGGCAGCCAACTCTCCCCGACCGG GGAACTGGATCCTGGAGCGCTCGGTGGATGGCGTCACCTTCGAGCCGTGGCAGTTTTACGCCATCAGCGACTCGGAGTGCTTGTCTCGTTACAACGTGGCACCCAGGCTTGGAGCGCCGACCTACAAAGGTGACACGGAGGTCATCTGCACGTCCTACTACTCCAGGCTGGAGCCGTTGGAGCACGGAGAG ATCCACACGTCACTGATCAACAGTCGACCCGGTGCGGATGATTTGACCTCGGAACTCTTGAACTTCACCTCGGCCCGTTTCATCCGACTTCGCTTCCAGCGAATCCGGACGCTCAACGCCGACTTGATGACTCTGAGCGTGCACGACCCTCGAGACATCGACCCCATCGTAACGCGCCGA TATTATTACTCCATCAAAGATATCTCAGTGGGGGGGATGTGCATCTGCTACGGACACGCCCGAAGCTGTCCTCTGGATCCTGTGACCAAG aaacTACAGTGTGTGTGCGAACACAACACTTGCGGAGTGAGCTGCGACCACTGTTGCCCCGGATACCACCAGCAACCATGGCAACCGGGAACTATCTCTGTGGGAAACACATGTGAAA AGTGCAACTGTCACAACAAAGCAAGCGACTGCGTCTACAATCAAACGGTCGCCGATCTCGGCTTGAGCGTGGACATGGGCGGAGTTCATCGTGGAGGCGGAGCCTGCGTTGAGTGTCGGCAGAACACGGCCGGAGTCAACTGCGAGACCTGCGCCGAGCGTTACTACAGACCCGAACGG GTTTCTCCTTATTCCGAGTGGCCGTGCCTGGAATGTGATTGTGACCCGCGAGGTGCGAGGTCTTCCATCTGCACCAGAGACG GCGCCAGCGCGGGCCAGTGTGCATGTAAGGAGGGGTTTGCGGGCCGGAGGTGTGACCGCTGTGCCTTTGGATTCCGAGATTTTCCCCTTTGCGCTCGCTGCGAGTGCAACCCGGCGGGCAGCGTGAACGGCGACCCGTGTGACGACGATTGCGTTTGTAAA GCCAATGTGGCGGGGCTCCACTGCGACTTGTGCAAATCGGGATTCTACAACCTGCAAGCTGCCAATCCGCTGGGCTGCACCGACTGCTTTTGCTTCGGCGTGTCGGACGTCTGCGAAAGCTCCACTTGGACGGCCTCGCAG GTGGTTTCGGCGGGCGCTTGGCTCCACCCTTCCTCTTCTGTCCACACCAACCTGACTCACCAACTTCCCGCCTCCGGCGACCTCTCCTCCAGCCATGGTCAAACACAAGAGCTGCGGTGGGAGGCGCCCGACAGTTTCCTCGGCAACAAG CTGTCGTCCTACGGCGGTCTCCTAAACTATTCTGTCGCTTATGGCGGCTCACTGGACAACAACTTTGTCCCGGCCAGCACCAACGTCATCGTTCAG GGCAACGGGCGAGCGCTCCGGTTCTCGTCGCCTCGCGTCCTGGTCCTCTCGCCTTCGGCCAAGCGCTCCGTAGCCGTCCGCGTGCTCCCAAATCAATTTGTAGACCAGCAATCGGGCGACCCGGTGAGCCGTGACGACCTGCTGTCCGTCTTGGCTGAGGTGACATCGCTGAGGGTCAGAGTTCACCTCAACGCCTCTGCGGGCGGAGATGTGCG CCTCGTCTCGGCGTCCCTCGATGTGGCCGACTCTTGGTCTGTGTCTGGTGTCCGGGCGGTTGCCGTGGAAACGTGCGAATGTCCGTGGGGCTACAGCGGAACTTCCTGTGAG TCGTGCCTCCCGGGCTTTTACAGGGTGGCTGGAGTTTTATTCGGAGGGAACTGTATGCCGTGCGAATGCAATGACCACGCCTCCGACTGCGATGTCGCCGGCGTATGTTTG GGCTGTCGCCATCATACGACGGGTCCCCACTGCGATCAGTGCCTCCCCGGTTTCTACGGCGATGCCACCGAGGGCACGGCGGATGACTGTCGGCGTTGCGCGTGTCCCCTGACGGAGGCGTCCAACAG TTTCAGTCTGACGTGCTCTCTGGACGCTTTTGGACTGGTGAAGTGTGACCAGTGTCAGGAAGGCTACACCGGGAGCACGTGTCACAA GTGTTCCGACGGTTTCTACGGCAACCCGCAGGTAGTGGGCGGGTCCTGCGTACGTTGCCAATGCAATGGCAACGTGGACACCGAGGAGGCGGGCCATTGTGACGCCGTCAACGGGGAGTGCCTCCGTTGCCACAACAACACGGGCGGGCGGCACTGTGAGATCTGCGCCGAGGGTTTCTACGGCGACGCCGTGCACCGAAAGAATTGCCGAG AGTGCGCCTGCCACGTCGTCGGATCTTTGTCAAGCGTCTGCGATGTCGCATCGGGCCAATGCCAATGTCGAGACAATGCGACGGGACGGGCGTGCGACCGTTGCCAG CCGGGCTTCTTTGCACCGCAGGATGGCCAGGGCTGCCTGGCCTGCGGCTGTGACCCCAGGGGGTCTTTGGAGGACTCCTGTGACGCGGATGGCCGCTGCCGATGCGTGCTCGGTGTCGACGGAGATAAGTGTGACCGCTGCAGCCGCGGTTACTTTGATTTCCGTGCCAACGGCTGCAGAG CGTGCAAGTGCAAACACACGGGCGGGAACTGCCACCACCAAACTGGGGAGTGCATCTGCCCTCCACACACAGAGGGCGACACCTGTGACACCTGCGAGGCGGGATACTGGGGTCACCATCCCATTACGGGCTGCAAG CTTTGCAACTGCAGCCCAGAGGGAAGCTCCGCCTCTCAGTGCGAGCTGACCGTTGGCCAGTGTCTGTGCAGAGAGGGATTCTCTGGCAGGTCATGTGACCTGTGCGCTCCCGGTCACTACGGTTACCCAGCGTGCTTGCCGTGCGGCTGCGACCTGCTCGGAACCCAAGAGGACTCGTGCAATCAGACGCTCGGCGTGTGCAACTGCCAACCCAGCGGCCAGTGTGTGTGCAAG GCGGCGGTTTCGGGGCAACGCTGCCACGAGTGCATTTCGGGTTTCTTCGCGCTGTCGTCAGCAAATCCGGACGGCTGCTCTCCGTGCTTCTGTTCTGGACTCAGTCGCGAATGCCAGGAGCACGCCGGCCTCGCCAGAGCTCCT ATCACGTTGGCCGGCCTTCCTGCTCTGCCGCTGCCCTTGGTCAGCCAGTCAAACCTGGAGGGTGTCACGACTGGAGTCTACCAGCAGGGCGGTGACATAGTGCTGGACAGCCGCCACTTGAACAAGAGCGGACTGAGCGCTCCTCTTTACTGGAAGCTGCCCCCCCAATTTGAAGGCCAGCAG CTGCTGTCGTACGGCGGCGTGCTGTCCTATGTCGTGACCTTCTATGCGGAGGAGGTAAGAGGGCTGGCCGATCAGGAGCCTCAAGTGCTGATGAGGGGAGGAGCCTTGAGGAAGCTGCTCATCTACACCGACATACCCGCCCCTGACAGCGGCATCAGGACCCAGCATGACATCCGGCTGACAGAG CACAAGTGGAGGTATTTCAACTCGGTGTCCGACAAGGCGGTCAGTCACAGCGACTTCCTGTCGGTGCTCGGCGACTTGCAGTACATTCTGGTCAAGGCTTCGTACGGGACGCGACTGCAACAGAGCAG GATCTCAAACATCACCATGGAAACGGCACGGGAAGAACGAGAAGCCGGCGAGTCGGGCACTGGGTCGGGCGCGGCCAGACTGATTGAGTCGTGTGTGTGTCCGCCAGGTTATGCCGGAATGTCCTGCCAG GAATGCGCGCCGGGTTTCTTCCACCAGCCACTGTCAGAATTGCCGCCACAGGCCCGCAAGTCTGCTTTTGTGCGACCATGCGTGGCGTGTCGCTGCAACAACCATAGCAGTAGCTGCGACACACACAGCGGCCACTGCCAG GAGTGCCAGCATCACACCGAAGGGAGCAGCTGTGAGTCGTGCTCCCCGGGCTATTACGGGAACGTCAGCGGCTCCGTCGACGACTGCTCACCGTGCGCTTGCCCCCGAGTGGACAACAG TTTCAGTACCACCTGTGTGTCCGAGGGAACGCTCGGAGACTTTCActgcacttcctgtctgacggGATATGAGGGCCGCTACTGCGAGCG GTGCTCTCTGGGTTACTACGGCAACCCCTCATTGCTGGGGGGGGCATGCACCCCATGCGGCTGTAGCACGTGGGGGTCCCTGCATCCGCTGTGCGAGCCGCTGAGCGGCCTGTGCCGGTGCAAAGCCGGGTTCAAGGGTCCAACGTGCGAGCAATGTGATGAGCGACACGTCTTGGAGGGAAGCCAGTGCTTGC CCTGTGACGACGGCTGCGCCGGCGCTCTCCTGGACGACTTGGACCGAATGCTCGCGCGATGGCCGGCCATCAACATCAGCAGTGCCGCCGTGACGTCCTACCGCCAGCTGGCGGTGCTCGATAAGCGCATCAGAGACATGCAG CTGTTGTTTTCAGAACGGACGTCTTTGGAGGTGCAGTTGTACGCAGTGGAAGAAGACTCCACGCAGCTGACCTCTGACCTCGACATTTTGATAAAGCAG GCCACGAGTGTGTCACGTGAGTGGGAGCAAGCAGGCGTGGCAGCCAACGACAGCTTGTCACTCGCGGGCCAAATGATGGAGAAGATTGAGCGCTTTCAAAACCGGATTGAAG CACTCGCCGGGGAGGCGGAGCAACTGAATCGGGCCGCCCAGGAGGGGCTCGAAACGGCTAATCAGACACGCCTCCTGGACCAGATGGTCTCCGCGATGGAAAGCATGCGAGCTGTCAATCTGAGCGCTGCCGCCAGCTCGGCACGTCTTGAGCTCAG TTTGTCAGAGTCTCTCCTGGAGTCGCTCCAACGCCACTTCCTTCCTGGCACAGGCAACAGGCTCCGCCTCCTCGTCGCCAGCCTCAGCGCTCAGGTGCAAAAGTTGCGAGAAGTGCAAACACGCCTGCAAGATGCTGCAAAAGATAACGATCAAACGCACCTCGTGATAAACGCCACAAACACTCTGCGTGCCCGCTatcag GCAGCCTACCAGAACGTCAGTTTTGCGCACATGTGCGTGGAGGATGGGATGGAAGCCAGCCAGCTTCTGCTAAATGACGTGGTCAACCTGATGGAGGCGTTCGCCAACGTCACCGCC CAGGCAGACACACTGGGAGGCGAGCTGGATCAATGGCGTCCTCTGCTGAGGCAAAAAGTGGAGGATCTCGTCGTGGGACTGAAGAGCACCGATTCGCTGGAAAGAGTCTACCAAGCGGAGAGCCACGCCCAGCTGCTTGACAGCCACGTCCTCTCTTTACACAG TGCTCTGTCGTCGGTGTGGAACTCTTCTAAAAACAGCAGCCGATTGGTGCTGCTGGATGCCGATGTCGCAAACGGCGTCGACAAGGCTCGGCGAGTTGCTTCGGACGCTTGGAAGTCCGCCGGCCTTGCTGTCAATATG ACCGACCAAGCACAGCAATTCCTGTCAGCGGAAGACGGGGTCGGCCTGAGCGGAATTTTTGATGTGCTCCGCGAGAGTCGAGTGATCAACAAGACAGCCGAAG ATATCGGTCTGATGGTGTCCGGCGTGATTGTGAGACAGCGGATGCTGAGCAAAAGTTTGCACGACAAcggcgtcctcctccgtcagccaatCAGAGAGCTGCAGAGTCTCTTTAACG GGTCGCAGCTGCCCCAGGAGACCCGGTCGCAGGTTGCGCTTGCCCGCTCCAGCCTGCTGGAGGCGCTACAGCACCTCTACTCCCTCAAAGAGCAGCTGCAGGATTCTTCTTCTGTGGTGGACAAAAGCAACCAGAGCGTGGCAGAGACCAATCGGCTGATGATGCGCACACACACCACAG CCGATGAGGCGCGGCGGAAACTGGAGGAGGCGGAGCATCGCGTGCAGCATTTGAGTGACAAAATAAAGCCGCTGAGCGTGCTGGGAGAAAGTCTACGCAGGAACCTGTCAGACATCCGAGTGCTCATCGAGCAGGCCAGAAGACAAGCGGCGTCT ATTAAGGTGGCGGTGCAGGCAGATGGCGACTGCGTCCGTTCCTACCGACCCCAAAGTCAATCCAGCAACTTTAACACTTTGATTCTGACCTTGAAGACCGAGAGTCCAAACAATCTGCTCTTCTATCTGGGCAGCGAGACAAcg GTGGAGTTCCTCGCCGCGGAGATGCACAATGGCAAAGTTTCTCTGCTCTGGGACGTTGGCTCTGGCAGCACCAGGCTGGAATATCCGGGACTGGACATCGCGAACAACAAATGGACCATCATCAATGCCACACG GCTGGGCTCTCGCGGGTTCCTGTCGGTGCATCAGCTGGAGGCGGCGCCATCGCAAACGGTGACGGCGGCGTCGCCTGGACGAGCCCGGATTCTCCACATTGACAACGCCACGGTGGTCCATATCGGAGGGCTGGCGAACGGCACTCGG AGGCCGGCCGCGTTGCAGTGGACTACCTTTAGGGGCTGCGTGGGCGAAGCGTCGCTGGACGAGAAAAACGTCGGCCTGTGGAACTACATTGGGCAACAAGGACGATGTGGAGGCTGCTTCAGCAG CCCGCAGGCGGAAGAGACGGCTTTCCACTTTGACGGGTCCGGATTCTCCTTGGTCCAAAAGTCTCTGCGAGCCACATCCACATCCATCGTCTTATTGTTCAAAACACTGTCGCCAGGCGGATTGCTCTTGTACCTGGCCTCCAACAACACA AGGGACTTCCTGTCCATTGAGCTGGTGGAGGGCTGCGTCcgtctgacctttgacctcggGTCTGGTCCTCTGGTCCTAACCTCCAGTAGGAAGTACAACACCGGCGTGTGGTACAAGGTCACGCTGCAAAGAAACCGGCGCAAAG gtTACATGTCAATCATGGCAGCTGACCAATCATCAGAGAAAGAAGTGTTGGAGGCGGAGTCACCGGGAACTGCGTCCGATCTCAACCGTTCTGACCACGACCCCATCTACATCGGTGGACTTCCCGCTTCCCGACCAATCAG GCGACAGGTGGTCTCCAGATCCTACGTCGGCTGCATCAAAAACGTCGAGATTGCAAGGTTGAACTTTGACCTGCTGAGAGATGCCTATGGAGTCAGGAAAGGCTGCATTCTTgag GCCGTGCGGAGTGTGTCCATGTTGAGCGCGGGCTTCATTCAGATTGCTCCACGTCCGCTCGCTCAGGAGGCGGAGTTTCTCTTCTCCTTCAAATCGAACAACCAATCGGGAATCCTGTTGGCCGCCTTCACCGATGACCTCTCCCAGCGACGG CACTTCCTGTGTGTCTACCTGCTCCGTGGGTCTTTGGAGGCGGAGCTCGGGGAGATAGGTGCGAGTCAGCGAGTGGCAGTCACAGCGGCCAAAGGCGGATCCCTCATCGACGGGTCAAAACACTCGGTCATTGTTAACGTTAATAGGAA GTCTCTTTCCATCCAAGTCGATGAGGGCCACGTCAAATCGGCCTCACTGTTGCCGGGCGGGCTCTCCGGGGTCGCCACGGCCTCTTTTTTCATTGGAGGACTTCCTTCGGGGGATGAGTCGCAGTTGCCAATCAGATTACAGAAGCTATCCAAGATGTTCAGAGGCTGCATACAGCACCTGGTGCTCGGCACCCA GTTCATCGACCTGTCGTCGGCTGTCAGGTACAAGGGCGCGGCGCTCGACAGTTGCCTCCTGGAGGAGAAAACCAGCGGGGCGGTGCTTCCAGAAGAGGAGGATGTCGAAGCTACTCTGAAGCCTTCCCACCTGTCAGCCGCTGTCCCGCCTGCCCAGCCGACGCCTTTGCACCTCACG TGTACGCCCGAGTCCGACTTGCGATTCCTGCCCACGGCAGCTCACTTTGGTTCATCGCCGCGGAGTCACATGGCTTTTACCATCCGGCCAGTCGCTGTCCGCAAACG CGTGTCCGTGCGCCTGTCGCTTCGAACTCGAGCTCAAAATGGTTTACTGCTCCTCCTGACCGACGACAACCAGCTGAACTTTGCCGTCCTGCGGCTGGCAACCGGGCGGGCGCTGATATTGGCGAACCTCGGGAAGGGCGTCGCCACCGTCGCCTCCTCCGTTGCGGTGAATGACGGAAAGTGGCACACG ATCACCGCCGACGTCAGTCGGCGCCAGCTTTCGGTCTCCGTGGACGGCTCGGCTGCCGACTCGACAACGCTCAGAGGGAGCCAGCTGAATGTCCACGGCAGACTGTACCTGGGCGGACTACCACCCGCGCACATCACCCCAAGAATAAAT GTGACAAGCCTCCGAGGTTGTCTTCACTCTGTGACTGTGAACGGCGTCACGCTGGATCTCTCTCAACCGGCCTCACAACatgacatcacttcctgtttcactGAGGAGGAGGCGGGAAGTTACTTCAACGGCAGCGGCTACGCTGTGCTGA TGCGGGACGGATATAAGGTGGGCTCTGACATGTCGGTGTCTCTGGAGTTTCGTACCAGCCAATCGGAAGGCGTCTTGCTTGGTATCAGCAGCGCCAAGGTTGACGCCATTGGACTGGAGATGATCAAAGGACAG GTGGTGTTTAACGTGAATAACGGGGCGGGCAGAGTACGGGTCGCCTCTGGCGGCCCCGCGCTGTGTGACGGACATTGGCACCGCCTGCTGGCCAGGAAGACCAAACACAGCCTGAGCCTGAGTGTTGACGGGCGCGACAATTCCGTCAACAACCCCTACCCACAATCCACCTCTGCAGAGACCAATAATCCCGTGTTCGTGGGCGGGTACCCAG ACGGAATGAAACAGAATTGCCTGTCCGTCAAGACGGGCTTCAGAGGTTGTCTGAAGAACGTTCATCTCATAAAGTCGCACGTCAGCAGCCCTCTAGACATGAGCCAGGCCCACTTCTCGTTGGGGGTCACCCCAGGCTCGTGTCCTGCCGCCTAG